The Vibrio toranzoniae sequence TAAGCAGGCTTTAAGCGCGGCTGAACCTAGCGGAACCAAATCATAATTCCAAGCTGAGTTCATACGGCTAGTGATGCGATTGATGTCTTGGCGGCGACTGATTGCCATTGCGATGGATTGGTTTGGCAGTTCATGACGATGCGTTTTGATTTTAACGCTGTCGTTAAGGTCTGGGATCTTCCAAGCCCCTTTGCCACTGTAAGCGTAATAACTCACACCGGAAACAGGCGCATACACCACCCCCATTACGGGTTTATTATGCTCAATTAGGGCGATAATTGTCGCGAAGTCGCCACTTCTTGCGATGAACTCCTGAGTTCCATCTAGAGGATCAACCAACCAGTAGCGATCCCATTGAGAACGTTGCTCTAGGCTGATGTCTGCAGCTTCTTCAGATAACACGGGAATATCAGGGGTGAGTTCACTGAGTTTTTTCGAGATCAGTTTATGCGCTGCAAGGTCGGCACTGGTGACCGGTGTGTCATCGCTTTTGGTGAACTCTTCGTAATCTTTCTTCTCGTATATCTCTAAGATGAGCTGTCCAGCAGAACGAGCAATCTCAATGACAGAGGGAAGGAGGTGAGAAAAATCTTTTGTTATTGGCATAAATGTTCTCTTACTCTTCGATCGAGCTTGTTTGGTCTTCGAGTGCGATCGTTTGTTCTAATTGTTATTTAAGACTCGAAGGGCTAATAGTAGGGCAGTAATAGATCGAGCCTCGCAGAAGTCGAGGTGTGTTAGCAGCTCTTCGGCTTGCGAGAGCGGCCATCGCACGACATCTAGTGGCTCTGGTTCATCCCCTTCGAGTTTCTCTGGGTATAGTTCTTCTGCAATGAATAGTGTCATTTTGCTAGAGAAATAAGAGGGCGCGAGGATAACCTCTTTGAGTGGAGTGAGTCTGTTGGCACCATAGCCGATCTCTTCTTTTAGCTCTCGAACGGCGGCTTCAGCAGGTTGTTCACCAGCATCAATGAGTCCTTTCGGGAAGCCAAGTTCATAGCGTTCGGTCCCTGCTGCGTATTCACGCACTAACAGAATATCGCCGTGTTCAGTAATTGGAACCATCATTACGGCATTGCGGCCACTGGGCTTCATGCGTTCGTACGTGCGCTCTTCACCGTTTGAAAAGCGTAAATCGAGCGACTCTATAGAGAACAGTTTTGACTGAGCGACAGTTTGCTGAGCCAATATTTCCGGCTTGGTCCTTTTTGTCATGCGCCCACTCCTTAACTCATTGGATTTTTCGTAGAAAGTCATTCTAATATAGGGGAAATGACGCTGAGTTCCTAGAGGCGAGTTTTCATATCCTAGAATTATTGAACAGGAACCGATTGCGATCACTGCTATTGTTTAAATCAAAGTGGAATCGGGCTTCTACGGCTCAGTGAGTTGATTGAAAAGTGGCATTTTGAATGGCAACAGACAGACGTTCTCTACCTTTAAAAAACAAAAAAAGGTTGATGCTGGTGCATCAACCTTTTTATTCGTTACTAACGCTGAATCAGTGATTAGTAGTAAGAGTGCTCACCACGATCGTGTTCTGTTGCGTCACGAACCGCCGTTAGTTCACCTTCAAATTGTTGAAGAAGTTCTTTCTCGATGCCTTCTTTTAGGGTGACATCAACCATAGAACAACCGTTACAACCGCCACCGAATGCAACGATAGCCGCACCATCTTCAGTGATTTCTACCAAGCTAACGTGGCCACCGTGACCAGCCAGTTGCGGGTTAACCTGTGTTTGAATTGCGTATTCAACACGTTCAGTAAGAGACGCATCATCTGATACTTTACGCATTTTCGCGTTTGGCGCTTTAAGCGTTAGTTGAGAGCCCATTTTGTCTGTTACGAAGTCAATCTCAGCTTCGTCTAGGAATGGTAGGCTTAGCTCATCTACGTACGCAGAGAAAGCGTCGAAAGACAGTTTAGTGTCAGACGCTTCGATAGCATCTGTTGGGCAGTAAGAAACACCACACTCAGCGTTTTGTGTGCCTGGATTTACCACGAACACACGAATGTTTGTACCTTCAGGCTGCTGTGACAGCAGATTGGCAAAGTGAGTTTGAGCTGTTTCTGTAATAGTAATATTTGACACGACGAATACCTGAGTAGATTTGTAGGTTATTAGCGCCATTCTACCCCTGTCAGATTTGTAATTCAGCCCTTTTTTGTTGGATTGCTGTACAAGTAGCGATCCACAGCTGTTATCCAGAGGGCTCAGGAGTGCGGCAGATGCAGTAAATATCAATCCTTTTCACGCCCACTTCAAGTAGTAATTGGCATAATTGATACACAGTGCTGCCTGTGGTTACAACATCATCAATTATCGCGACGTGAGCATAATTGTTCGTTGAAAAATTCATATTGCGCAGCGTGAAAGCGTTTTTTAGATTGATCTGCCTTGCGGACTTGGTTAATCCTTGCTGCGAAACCGTTGAACGAGAACGACGAAATAAAACCGCGCTTTTGACGTCCAACTCTTGGGCTGCGTAATGGGCTAATAACTGACTCTGGTTAAAGCCCCTGTGAATATACCGTCCCCAATGTAGAGGCACACTGGTTATCAATGGCGCTGGGTGTTCAATACGTGGCGCTAACAGTTTTGATAGATCGCGCGCAAACCAAAATTTATCGGCGTATTTCATCTGTTGGATATAGTGTGCTGTTGGAAAGACGTAGTCACCCACACAATAGAGACGATGCCAAGGTGGTGGATTCGATAGACATTGACCACATTGTTCGACGCTAGTTAAGGTTTTCAAGCCACATTGCTGGCAGCGTGGCTGTTGGCAAAAGAGACCGAGGCAAGTCTGGCACCACCGAGGATGAGTATCGCTGGGGAGTTTGTCTAGTTTGCACAGGTGGCATTGTGATGTGACCAGGCGCGGTGTGTGTTTTTGTAGCCAATCGGATAACATAGCTTGTGATGCTTTTGGGTTATGGTGTTCCTTTTACTCACCATAGTGAAAAATGCAGGTTATTGCTGATGGAAAAAGTAGGGAATATTGAGAATGAGTGACGCGTTGTATTGGCATGTATCCGGGCAAGGAACGGATTTGGTCTTGGTTCACGGTTGGGGAATGAATGGGGCGGTATGGCAGCAAACCGTGGATGCTTTAGAGGCTAATTTCCGAGTTCACGTTGTGGATCTTCCGGGGTATGGACACAGCGCGCATTCCCACGCTCAAAACCTTGAAGAAATTGCTCACCAACTGATGGTCGACGCACCAAAACAAGCGATTTGGGTTGGTTGGTCGCTCGGTGGTTTGGTCGCGACACATATGGCTTTGCATCACTCTGATTACGTAAGCAAACTGGTGACGGTCGCGAGTTCGCCGAAATTTGCTGCTGCAAAAGAACCTGTACTATGGCGAGGTATTCAACCCAACGTATTAACGGCTTTTACCGAGCAGTTAGTGGAAGACTTTCAAACTACTATTGAACGCTTTATGGCATTGCAAGCCATGGGGAGCCCTTCTGCAAGGCAAGATGTAAAACAGCTCAAGCAAGCGGTGTTGTCCCGTCCACTGCCTAACCCTAAGTCGTTGTTAGCTGGTTTGAAAATGTTGTCAGATGTGGACCTCCGTGACCAGTTACCTGAGATTTCAGTGCCTATGTTGCGCTTATACGGTCGATTAGATGGATTGGTGCCAATCAAGGTCGCCAAAGACCTGGGCACAGCCTTGCCTCATACCGAGCAATACATCTTTACTCAGTCTTCGCATGCGCCATTTATGACAGAAGCGGATGCCTTTTGTAGTGAACTGGTCAGCTTCGCTCAAAAATAACTGCTAAATTAATAAATAACTTGGTCGATATATAGACTACCCCTAGAGTAGTTCATATGAATTAGGCCAATGTGGTTGTATTCGCGGTATGGATTTGAACTAGAGGGGCTATGTTTGTGAGCGTTGAGTTGTTGAAGATGATGCTCGCGGCAAACTAGCAATAGCGATGGGCGATTCTTGAGGAGAGTTCGCGATGATTGTGTCACCTGCAACTGCAGTGAGTGTGCCACTAATTGCCCCATCCGTTAATGTGCAAACAGAGCAAGTTGCGCGTGATAATAGAGTTCGAGTACCCGTCGCTCCCGCAGTAGCATTGGCCAAAACCAATGCAGAACGAAAGGTAAAACCGGACGATAAGCGAAGGCAGCAGTCAGCTTGGGATCCTTCAGACCATCCTGGTTATGAAATGGAAAACGAGTCAGAGGCCAATTCGATTAGCCATGAAGAACCTCAAGATCCTTTTGAGCGGTTATTCAGCTTATTGGCACTGAGAACATACAGTGCTGACCAAGGCAAAGGCTATACCATGCGTTTCCGCCTGCCAAAGCATGTTTTAGGTGCGGCGATTCAGGAAGGGCAGATGGAGAAACGACGTAAGGTCATAAAATATCATTATGGTCATGCTGTTGCGCCTCATGCTCCATCGGAAGTGTTGGTTGTATTGTGATTATACTCTTCATACTTGTTGCCTCGCAGCAACTCCAATTATTTTGAGTATAAATACGTAGAATACAGCTAAGCTTTGATGTCTTTTTTGAACACATAATAAAAAACCTGCATACCCTTAGGGGTGCAGGTTTTCTGTTTTAGCACGTCAGTTTTGTTGAAGATGAAAACTGACTCGTTAGTCGCCGATTATTCGCTTTAGCGCACCTTATTTCTTCGCTTTCGCAAAGGCAGCAGCGAAAGCACCGCCCATCGCAGCGTTTTGTTGCGGTTCCTCACGACGGCGCTGTCCACCTTGTGAATTTTGATTCGGGCGGTTTTGCGTACGAGGCGCACTTGAACGTTGTGCGCGGTTGTCTTGGCCTGGCTCATCTTTCATGCGCATACTTAGTGCAATACGCTTACGTTGAGCATCGACTTCCATCACCTTCACCTTGACGATATCACCGGCTTTAACCACTTCTCGTGGGTCTGAAACAAAGCGATCGGTGAG is a genomic window containing:
- the bioH gene encoding pimeloyl-ACP methyl ester esterase BioH — protein: MSDALYWHVSGQGTDLVLVHGWGMNGAVWQQTVDALEANFRVHVVDLPGYGHSAHSHAQNLEEIAHQLMVDAPKQAIWVGWSLGGLVATHMALHHSDYVSKLVTVASSPKFAAAKEPVLWRGIQPNVLTAFTEQLVEDFQTTIERFMALQAMGSPSARQDVKQLKQAVLSRPLPNPKSLLAGLKMLSDVDLRDQLPEISVPMLRLYGRLDGLVPIKVAKDLGTALPHTEQYIFTQSSHAPFMTEADAFCSELVSFAQK
- a CDS encoding ComF family protein; this translates as MLSDWLQKHTPRLVTSQCHLCKLDKLPSDTHPRWCQTCLGLFCQQPRCQQCGLKTLTSVEQCGQCLSNPPPWHRLYCVGDYVFPTAHYIQQMKYADKFWFARDLSKLLAPRIEHPAPLITSVPLHWGRYIHRGFNQSQLLAHYAAQELDVKSAVLFRRSRSTVSQQGLTKSARQINLKNAFTLRNMNFSTNNYAHVAIIDDVVTTGSTVYQLCQLLLEVGVKRIDIYCICRTPEPSG
- the cysQ gene encoding 3'(2'),5'-bisphosphate nucleotidase CysQ, producing the protein MPITKDFSHLLPSVIEIARSAGQLILEIYEKKDYEEFTKSDDTPVTSADLAAHKLISKKLSELTPDIPVLSEEAADISLEQRSQWDRYWLVDPLDGTQEFIARSGDFATIIALIEHNKPVMGVVYAPVSGVSYYAYSGKGAWKIPDLNDSVKIKTHRHELPNQSIAMAISRRQDINRITSRMNSAWNYDLVPLGSAALKACLVAEGAVDCYLRLGPTGEWDTAGTQCIVEEAGGRILSTQLEPLSYNERETLENPNFIVLGDADLPWPEILQGKD
- the nudE gene encoding ADP compounds hydrolase NudE codes for the protein MTKRTKPEILAQQTVAQSKLFSIESLDLRFSNGEERTYERMKPSGRNAVMMVPITEHGDILLVREYAAGTERYELGFPKGLIDAGEQPAEAAVRELKEEIGYGANRLTPLKEVILAPSYFSSKMTLFIAEELYPEKLEGDEPEPLDVVRWPLSQAEELLTHLDFCEARSITALLLALRVLNNN
- the nfuA gene encoding Fe-S biogenesis protein NfuA, encoding MSNITITETAQTHFANLLSQQPEGTNIRVFVVNPGTQNAECGVSYCPTDAIEASDTKLSFDAFSAYVDELSLPFLDEAEIDFVTDKMGSQLTLKAPNAKMRKVSDDASLTERVEYAIQTQVNPQLAGHGGHVSLVEITEDGAAIVAFGGGCNGCSMVDVTLKEGIEKELLQQFEGELTAVRDATEHDRGEHSYY